Proteins from a single region of Sphingomonas swuensis:
- a CDS encoding carbon-nitrogen hydrolase family protein — MSRIAVLQAQTGIDPSRNAAGIAEAVAAAASGGAVMLFTPEMSGLLDRDRSRAAGNYRDQEHEPTLAAAREAAAEAGMWVHLGSLAVMREDGRLANRAFVIDPAGEVRATYDKLHLFDVDLPTGESWRESASYAPGETTVVVEGTPVGRLGLAICYDIRFPALFAALAEAGAETIAVPAAFTVPTGQAHWQVLLRARAIEAGLFVVAAAQAGRHEDGRETYGHSLVADPWGELLLEMDDAPGLAFAEVDLARISEVRGRVPALRHRRSIPPVTLLD; from the coding sequence ATGAGCCGGATCGCGGTCCTCCAGGCGCAGACGGGGATCGATCCTTCTCGCAACGCCGCCGGTATCGCGGAAGCGGTGGCGGCGGCCGCCTCGGGCGGGGCGGTGATGCTGTTCACGCCCGAGATGAGCGGCCTGCTCGATCGTGACCGGTCGCGCGCGGCGGGCAACTACCGCGACCAGGAACACGAGCCGACCCTGGCGGCGGCGCGCGAGGCGGCGGCAGAGGCGGGGATGTGGGTGCATCTCGGCAGCCTCGCAGTCATGCGCGAGGACGGTCGGCTGGCGAACCGGGCCTTCGTCATCGATCCGGCGGGAGAGGTCCGGGCGACCTACGACAAGCTCCACCTGTTCGACGTCGACCTCCCGACCGGGGAGAGCTGGCGCGAATCGGCGAGCTATGCGCCGGGCGAGACGACGGTGGTGGTCGAGGGGACTCCGGTCGGGCGCCTCGGCCTCGCCATCTGCTACGACATCAGGTTTCCCGCCCTGTTCGCTGCGCTTGCCGAGGCAGGCGCCGAGACGATCGCCGTTCCGGCAGCCTTCACCGTTCCGACCGGCCAGGCCCACTGGCAGGTGCTGCTCCGGGCGCGCGCGATCGAGGCCGGCCTGTTCGTCGTCGCCGCGGCGCAGGCCGGCCGGCATGAGGACGGGCGCGAGACTTATGGCCACAGCCTGGTTGCGGACCCTTGGGGTGAGCTTTTGCTGGAGATGGACGACGCGCCCGGCCTCGCCTTCGCCGAGGTCGATCTTGCCCGCATCTCCGAGGTGCGCGGCCGCGTCCCCGCACTCAGGCACCGCCGCTCCATCCCACCGGTGACGCTGCTCGATTGA
- the grxC gene encoding glutaredoxin 3, translating to MADVEMYLKTTCPYCIRASELLRTKGVDTTTYNIDSGGPKREEMIQRSGRMTVPQIFIGGRHVGGCDDLFALERDGRLDTMLAA from the coding sequence ATGGCCGACGTCGAAATGTATCTCAAGACCACCTGTCCCTACTGCATCCGCGCGAGCGAATTGCTTCGGACCAAGGGGGTCGATACGACCACCTACAACATCGATTCGGGCGGACCGAAGCGCGAGGAGATGATCCAGCGCTCGGGTCGGATGACCGTGCCCCAGATCTTCATCGGCGGACGACACGTCGGAGGCTGCGACGACCTTTTCGCGCTCGAGCGCGACGGTCGCCTGGACACCATGCTGGCGGCATGA
- a CDS encoding ComF family protein → MGRLMLDFSLPPRCAGCGDIVAEVDLFCNACWGQLRFLTGGCSRCGVPLAPADDEVCGDCTAGKNALHRSRAALAYGEIPRGVAMRLKYGRKIALARTMAIYMKRPLADLSPNALLVPVPLHRWRLWQRGFNQAVLIARALGREVDPDLLRRVRATPRLKGLNPSQRKATVRGAFAVRPGESLKNRDIILVDDVITTGSTAEACARALRKAGARQVELLAWARVLK, encoded by the coding sequence GTGGGTCGGCTCATGCTCGACTTCTCCTTGCCGCCACGCTGCGCCGGCTGCGGCGACATCGTCGCCGAGGTGGACCTCTTCTGCAATGCTTGCTGGGGACAGCTCCGCTTCCTGACCGGCGGCTGCTCGCGCTGCGGTGTTCCCCTGGCACCCGCCGACGACGAGGTCTGCGGCGATTGCACCGCGGGCAAGAACGCACTCCACCGAAGCCGGGCGGCGCTCGCCTATGGCGAGATCCCGCGCGGGGTCGCGATGCGCCTGAAATATGGCCGCAAGATCGCGCTTGCCCGGACCATGGCCATCTACATGAAGCGGCCGCTCGCCGACCTTTCGCCCAATGCCCTGCTGGTACCAGTACCCCTGCACCGCTGGCGCCTGTGGCAGCGTGGCTTCAACCAGGCCGTGCTGATCGCCCGGGCCCTCGGGCGTGAGGTCGATCCGGATCTGCTGCGCCGGGTCAGGGCAACCCCACGGCTCAAGGGGCTCAACCCATCGCAGCGCAAGGCGACAGTGCGCGGCGCCTTCGCCGTCAGGCCGGGCGAGTCGCTCAAGAATCGCGACATCATCCTCGTCGACGACGTCATCACGACCGGCTCGACGGCCGAGGCCTGTGCAAGGGCGCTGCGCAAGGCGGGGGCCCGGCAGGTCGAGCTGCTCGCCTGGGCGCGGGTGCTCAAGTAG
- a CDS encoding SAM-dependent methyltransferase, which produces MADPLFDDEARALRRRRAQARDGSPFLAERIVEEMVERLMPVRRNFRQALVTGCPTGLRPRLADVAEKVRFADQFDALAAEEEQGLDLLLTVGELDVLDELPLLLRIAWSRLAPSGLFAGAIVGGNSLPALRAALHAADRAVGGFAPRTHPRIEASAFAGLLGAAGFVDPVVDIDRVRLSYGSMSRLVADLRDHAATNILRSRPRQSMSRSAVAAAEQAFAARAEGGATEERIELIHFAAWIPASKQP; this is translated from the coding sequence ATGGCCGACCCCCTGTTCGATGATGAGGCACGCGCGCTGCGTCGTCGCCGCGCTCAAGCGCGGGACGGGTCGCCCTTCCTCGCTGAGCGGATTGTCGAGGAAATGGTCGAGCGGCTCATGCCGGTTCGCCGCAACTTCCGTCAGGCACTGGTGACAGGCTGCCCCACGGGCCTCCGTCCGCGCCTCGCCGACGTTGCCGAGAAAGTGCGCTTCGCTGACCAGTTCGACGCCCTCGCCGCCGAGGAGGAACAGGGACTAGACCTGCTCCTGACTGTTGGCGAACTCGACGTCCTTGACGAGCTTCCGTTGCTGCTTCGCATCGCCTGGTCGCGTCTTGCCCCGTCCGGACTCTTCGCAGGGGCCATCGTCGGCGGGAACAGCCTTCCCGCGCTCCGTGCAGCGCTCCACGCCGCCGACCGCGCCGTCGGCGGCTTTGCGCCCCGGACCCACCCGAGGATCGAGGCGAGCGCCTTTGCCGGGCTGCTCGGTGCCGCCGGTTTTGTTGATCCGGTGGTGGATATCGACCGCGTCCGGCTCAGCTACGGGTCGATGAGCCGGCTGGTTGCCGACCTGCGCGACCATGCGGCGACCAACATCCTCCGCTCGCGGCCGCGCCAGTCTATGTCACGCAGCGCGGTGGCTGCCGCGGAGCAGGCCTTCGCCGCGCGGGCTGAGGGCGGCGCCACCGAGGAACGGATCGAATTGATCCACTTCGCGGCCTGGATCCCCGCCAGCAAACAGCCTTAA
- a CDS encoding Flp family type IVb pilin codes for MDAIRTMLRRLRADEGGATAIEYGLIAALIAVACISGMSTLGGGSGGLWGKIGAQVATATAGSAPAPAAP; via the coding sequence TTGGACGCTATCCGAACGATGTTGCGCAGGTTGCGCGCCGATGAGGGCGGTGCAACTGCGATCGAATACGGGCTTATCGCCGCGCTCATCGCGGTCGCCTGCATCAGCGGGATGAGCACGCTTGGGGGCGGCAGCGGCGGCCTCTGGGGCAAGATCGGTGCGCAGGTCGCAACGGCCACCGCAGGTTCCGCTCCGGCCCCTGCGGCGCCCTGA
- a CDS encoding M48 family metalloprotease, protein MRKTLFLLSSVALAATPVALSAQTASRGLSSRYVQDAQQQHPAVLQEFGGADTSQRGAYVEQVGRRVAAYSGVNPASFRYTTLNSAVENAFAVPGGYIYITRQLMGLMNDEAELAFVLGHETGHVAANHAQARQSASQRNAIGGILGSILGSVLGGGIGNIIGQLAQTQSQLSTLQFSRAQEYDADRLGIGYLNRAGYDPGASSTMLAALGRATALEARVQGQDSRSTPEWASTHPLSENRVAQASQMARQTGRVGTGLRNRDQFLNQLEGVFVDDDPAQGVIEGRMFTHPDLRLQFTVPTGYLMQNGSDAVSIQGSAGQAQFRASRYTGNLQSTITQRFQQLTGGRTQIQIVDSNRTTINGLPVEYAIARAQTSSGVVDVSVFAYAFDNDTAYDFTMLTRGGQGVGPFSSMVSSLRRIGAQEAAAIRPRVIDVYSVRTGDTPQSLAGRMAYRNYQLERFLSLNGLAANSRLVPGQRVKLVVYGQRR, encoded by the coding sequence ATGCGCAAGACCCTGTTCCTGTTGAGCTCCGTTGCTCTCGCAGCCACTCCGGTGGCGCTCTCTGCCCAGACCGCTTCGCGCGGTCTTTCCTCCCGCTACGTCCAGGATGCGCAGCAGCAGCATCCCGCCGTTCTGCAGGAGTTCGGTGGTGCCGACACCAGCCAGCGCGGCGCCTATGTTGAGCAGGTCGGCCGGCGAGTCGCGGCCTACTCCGGGGTCAATCCCGCCTCCTTCCGCTACACGACCCTCAATTCGGCGGTCGAGAACGCCTTCGCGGTGCCGGGCGGCTACATCTACATCACCCGCCAGCTGATGGGGCTGATGAACGACGAGGCGGAGCTCGCCTTCGTACTCGGCCATGAGACCGGACACGTCGCCGCCAACCACGCCCAGGCACGCCAGTCGGCAAGCCAGCGCAATGCGATCGGCGGAATCCTCGGCTCGATCCTCGGATCGGTGCTCGGCGGCGGGATCGGCAACATCATCGGCCAGCTGGCGCAGACCCAGTCGCAGCTCTCGACCCTGCAGTTCAGCCGCGCCCAGGAATATGATGCCGACCGCCTCGGCATCGGTTACCTCAATCGCGCCGGCTACGATCCGGGAGCTTCATCGACGATGCTCGCGGCGCTTGGCCGTGCGACGGCGCTCGAGGCGCGGGTACAGGGGCAGGACAGCCGCTCGACGCCCGAATGGGCGAGCACCCACCCGCTTTCGGAGAATCGCGTCGCGCAGGCCTCCCAGATGGCGCGCCAGACGGGCCGGGTCGGCACCGGCCTGCGTAACCGCGATCAGTTCCTGAACCAGCTCGAGGGCGTGTTCGTCGACGACGATCCTGCTCAGGGCGTGATCGAGGGACGGATGTTCACCCATCCCGACCTTCGGCTGCAGTTTACCGTACCGACCGGCTACCTGATGCAGAACGGGTCGGACGCGGTCAGCATTCAGGGCTCGGCAGGGCAGGCGCAGTTCCGCGCCAGCCGCTACACCGGAAATCTGCAGAGCACGATTACCCAGAGGTTCCAGCAGCTGACCGGCGGTCGGACCCAGATCCAGATTGTCGACAGCAACCGCACGACCATCAACGGTCTTCCGGTCGAATATGCGATCGCGCGGGCGCAGACCTCGAGCGGCGTGGTGGACGTCAGCGTCTTCGCCTACGCCTTCGACAATGACACGGCCTACGATTTCACGATGCTGACTCGGGGCGGGCAGGGGGTCGGACCCTTTTCGTCGATGGTCAGCTCACTGCGCCGGATCGGTGCGCAGGAAGCGGCCGCGATCCGACCGCGCGTCATCGACGTCTACAGCGTGCGAACGGGCGACACGCCTCAGTCACTTGCCGGGCGCATGGCCTATCGCAATTACCAGCTCGAGCGATTCCTCTCGCTCAACGGCCTGGCCGCCAACAGCCGGCTGGTACCGGGTCAGCGCGTCAAGCTCGTCGTCTACGGGCAGCGCCGCTAG
- the cpdR gene encoding cell cycle two-component system response regulator CpdR: MIKILLAEDDRSMREYLARALERVGYAVTAVGCGTEAMPLLNAESFDLLLTDIVMPEMDGIELAQKASVIDPSIRVMFITGFAAVALQSGRTAPEAKMLSKPFHLKDLVAEVDRMFQTEDQHGRL, encoded by the coding sequence ATGATCAAGATCCTGCTTGCCGAAGACGATCGCTCCATGCGCGAGTATCTCGCGCGTGCCCTCGAACGCGTGGGTTATGCAGTGACCGCGGTGGGTTGCGGGACCGAGGCGATGCCGCTTCTCAACGCCGAGTCGTTCGACCTGCTTCTGACCGACATCGTCATGCCCGAGATGGACGGGATCGAGCTTGCCCAGAAGGCGAGCGTCATCGATCCCTCGATCCGGGTCATGTTCATCACCGGCTTCGCCGCCGTAGCGCTGCAGAGCGGGCGGACGGCACCCGAAGCCAAGATGCTGAGCAAGCCCTTCCACCTCAAGGATCTTGTCGCCGAGGTGGATCGCATGTTCCAGACCGAGGACCAGCACGGGCGCCTCTGA
- a CDS encoding N-formylglutamate amidohydrolase yields the protein MIARANLVLPGPRLVPGSDRLPVLLSVPHSGRDYPDWLLRLSRKGRDGLRLFEDPLVDRLVWRAQALGIGAVIAQAPRAAIDCNRAEDELDPAVISLPPGMAHDGWRVRAGLGLIPGRAPQAGELWRRRIGPAELEARLSSAWRPYHLLVASELERLKRRHGEVLLLDCHSMPWRAGQAEVVIGDRHGTTASRFVTDLVRRTAEEDGYRTAINDPYAGGNVVASHGVPESGIHAVQLELDRRCYLDPGNQEPGPAFDRAARLIERIASTVGAALLDRQAPPLAAE from the coding sequence GTGATTGCCCGCGCCAATCTTGTCCTTCCCGGACCTCGGCTGGTGCCAGGCAGCGATCGTCTGCCGGTGCTGCTGTCCGTTCCTCACTCGGGGCGGGACTATCCCGACTGGCTGCTGCGCCTGAGCCGCAAGGGCCGCGACGGGCTGCGCCTGTTCGAGGACCCGCTGGTAGACCGGCTCGTATGGCGCGCGCAGGCGCTCGGGATCGGCGCGGTCATCGCGCAAGCCCCCCGGGCGGCAATCGACTGCAATCGGGCCGAGGACGAGCTCGATCCCGCAGTCATCAGCCTTCCGCCCGGCATGGCTCACGACGGCTGGAGGGTGCGCGCCGGGCTCGGCCTCATTCCAGGCCGTGCGCCGCAGGCAGGTGAGCTGTGGCGGCGACGGATCGGTCCGGCCGAGCTCGAGGCACGGCTTTCAAGTGCGTGGCGGCCCTATCATCTGCTGGTCGCCTCCGAACTCGAGCGCCTGAAACGACGCCATGGCGAAGTCCTGCTCCTCGACTGTCATTCGATGCCCTGGCGCGCGGGCCAGGCGGAGGTTGTCATAGGCGACCGGCATGGCACCACCGCGTCCCGCTTCGTCACGGACCTCGTCCGCCGCACCGCCGAGGAGGACGGCTACCGGACCGCGATCAACGATCCCTATGCAGGTGGCAACGTCGTCGCCTCGCACGGAGTGCCCGAGTCCGGCATCCACGCGGTCCAGCTCGAACTCGACCGCCGCTGCTACCTCGACCCGGGCAACCAGGAGCCCGGTCCCGCCTTCGACCGCGCAGCGCGGCTGATCGAGCGGATTGCAAGCACGGTGGGGGCCGCACTGCTCGACCGCCAGGCTCCGCCTCTCGCCGCCGAATAG
- a CDS encoding SapC family protein, with translation MASAAPNSGLPMLYNQLEPISSQVHGKLKVRGIDALPALSSIHAVPVTVDEFALAQRHYPIIFSVGEDSVPLALMGLNEGINTFVDENGKPSEPNVYMPAYLRRYPFLLARLRDDADELSLCYDPTSGAIGDHEDGQALFDNDQPSEATKAILQFCEQFEEAGQRTGAFMAEIKKAGLLMDGEVAIQPEGVEQPFVYRGFQMVDEEKLRDLRGDELRRMNQSGLLPLIYAHLFSLGQVREVFARQAAQGKGPAGLPSGLQPQSAEA, from the coding sequence ATGGCTTCCGCGGCGCCGAACTCCGGCCTTCCGATGCTCTACAACCAGCTAGAGCCGATCAGCAGCCAGGTGCATGGCAAGCTGAAGGTGCGGGGCATCGACGCTCTGCCCGCGCTCAGCTCCATTCATGCCGTTCCGGTGACCGTGGACGAATTCGCCCTGGCGCAGCGTCACTACCCGATCATCTTCTCGGTCGGCGAGGATTCGGTTCCGCTCGCGCTCATGGGCCTGAACGAGGGGATCAACACCTTCGTCGACGAGAATGGCAAGCCGAGCGAGCCCAACGTCTACATGCCGGCCTATCTGCGCCGCTATCCCTTCCTTCTCGCTCGCCTGCGCGACGACGCCGACGAGCTGTCGCTCTGCTACGACCCGACCAGCGGCGCGATCGGCGACCATGAGGACGGGCAGGCCCTGTTCGACAACGACCAGCCGTCGGAAGCGACCAAGGCGATCCTGCAGTTCTGCGAGCAGTTCGAGGAAGCCGGTCAGCGCACCGGTGCCTTCATGGCCGAGATCAAGAAGGCAGGTCTTCTGATGGACGGCGAAGTCGCCATTCAGCCCGAGGGCGTCGAGCAGCCGTTCGTCTATCGCGGCTTCCAGATGGTCGACGAAGAGAAGCTTCGCGACCTTCGCGGCGACGAGCTTCGCCGGATGAACCAGAGCGGTCTCCTGCCGCTGATCTACGCCCACCTCTTCAGCCTCGGGCAGGTGCGAGAAGTGTTCGCCCGCCAGGCCGCGCAGGGCAAGGGTCCGGCGGGTCTTCCCTCCGGTCTGCAGCCGCAGTCCGCCGAGGCGTGA
- a CDS encoding DEAD/DEAH box helicase codes for MPFADLGLSDDLLRAIGDSGYNEPTPIQAGAIPPVLMGKDLIGIAQTGTGKTAAFVLPMIDILGEGRSRARMPRSLILEPTRELAAQVAENFEKYGKYHKLSMALLIGGVQMGDQVKALEKGVDVLIATPGRLMDLFQRGKILLTGCDLLVIDEADRMLDMGFIPDIEEICTKLPKQRQTLLFSATMPPVIQKLAAKFLTDPRRIEVARPASSNLNIDAKLVETRSDKKRDVLRDLLRAEDVTTAIIFCNRKTTVRELATSLKRSNFAVGQIHGDMEQAARIAELDRFKAGDINILVASDVAARGLDIKGVSHVFNFDVPWQPDDYVHRIGRTGRAGAKGKAFTLATREDNEAVAQIEKLTGAKIARADTGASEMSAPAEAAEERPARRPREEAKPKEERREKAEPRNDRRDRKREPEPRRSEAPRTEAPAAPKPAPQPRRELEPADEDGWNGPLPSFLSIGLGD; via the coding sequence ATGCCTTTTGCCGATCTCGGCCTTTCCGACGACCTGCTGCGCGCCATCGGCGATAGCGGCTACAACGAACCGACGCCGATCCAGGCCGGAGCGATTCCGCCCGTGCTGATGGGCAAGGACCTGATCGGGATCGCCCAGACCGGCACCGGCAAGACCGCCGCCTTCGTGCTGCCGATGATCGACATTCTCGGCGAAGGTCGGAGCCGGGCTCGCATGCCGCGCAGCCTCATCCTCGAGCCCACTCGCGAGCTTGCCGCGCAGGTCGCCGAGAATTTCGAGAAGTACGGCAAGTATCACAAGCTCTCGATGGCCCTGCTGATCGGCGGCGTGCAGATGGGCGACCAGGTCAAGGCACTCGAAAAGGGCGTCGACGTCCTCATTGCCACGCCCGGCCGGCTCATGGACCTGTTCCAGCGCGGCAAGATCCTTCTGACCGGCTGCGACCTGCTCGTCATCGACGAGGCCGACCGGATGCTCGACATGGGCTTCATCCCGGACATCGAGGAAATCTGCACCAAGCTGCCCAAGCAGCGGCAGACCCTGCTCTTCTCGGCGACCATGCCGCCGGTAATTCAGAAGCTCGCGGCCAAGTTCCTGACCGATCCACGCCGGATCGAGGTGGCGCGACCGGCGTCGTCCAACCTCAACATCGACGCCAAGCTGGTCGAGACCCGTTCGGACAAGAAGCGCGACGTGCTTCGCGACCTGCTGCGCGCCGAAGACGTGACGACCGCGATCATCTTCTGCAATCGCAAAACCACCGTCCGCGAGCTGGCGACCAGCCTCAAGCGCTCGAATTTCGCGGTCGGGCAGATCCACGGCGACATGGAGCAGGCGGCACGCATCGCCGAGCTTGATCGCTTCAAGGCCGGCGACATCAACATCTTGGTCGCGTCCGACGTCGCGGCGCGCGGCCTCGACATCAAGGGCGTTAGCCACGTCTTCAACTTCGACGTGCCGTGGCAGCCGGACGACTATGTCCACCGGATCGGTCGTACCGGCCGCGCCGGCGCCAAGGGCAAGGCATTCACCCTCGCCACCCGCGAGGACAACGAAGCCGTCGCCCAGATCGAGAAATTGACCGGTGCCAAGATCGCGCGCGCTGACACGGGCGCCAGCGAAATGTCCGCGCCGGCGGAAGCGGCCGAGGAGCGGCCTGCGCGCCGCCCGCGCGAAGAGGCCAAGCCGAAGGAAGAGCGGCGCGAGAAGGCCGAGCCGAGGAATGATCGCCGCGACCGCAAGCGCGAGCCCGAACCGCGCCGTTCCGAGGCGCCCCGGACCGAAGCCCCCGCGGCTCCAAAGCCTGCTCCCCAGCCCCGCCGCGAGCTGGAGCCGGCCGACGAGGATGGCTGGAACGGCCCGCTGCCGAGCTTCTTGTCGATCGGCCTTGGCGACTGA
- the arsC gene encoding arsenate reductase (glutaredoxin) (This arsenate reductase requires both glutathione and glutaredoxin to convert arsenate to arsenite, after which the efflux transporter formed by ArsA and ArsB can extrude the arsenite from the cell, providing resistance.) produces MAVTVYHNPACGTSRGVLAMLEERGIEPTVVEYLKNPPARDEIRHLARSAGVPLRTLLRANAAPYEELGLADEQLTDEQLLDAIEEHPILLNRPIVVTDKGTALCRPKERLLDLL; encoded by the coding sequence GTGGCGGTCACCGTCTACCACAACCCGGCCTGCGGAACGTCGCGCGGCGTGCTGGCGATGCTGGAGGAGCGCGGGATCGAGCCCACGGTCGTCGAGTATCTCAAAAACCCGCCTGCCCGGGACGAAATCCGGCATCTCGCCCGCTCGGCCGGCGTGCCGCTGCGGACCCTCCTGCGGGCAAATGCCGCGCCCTATGAAGAGCTCGGGCTTGCCGACGAGCAGCTGACCGACGAGCAGCTGCTCGACGCGATCGAAGAGCATCCCATCCTGCTCAACCGTCCAATCGTGGTCACCGACAAGGGTACTGCGCTATGCCGCCCCAAGGAACGGCTGCTCGACCTTCTCTGA
- a CDS encoding glutathione S-transferase, with amino-acid sequence MTIIVHHLENSRSQRVLWLLEELGLPYEVRRYERDRVTMLAPPELRRVHPLGKSPVIEDDGMAIAETGAIIEYLVEKGGGRLGAPADRPGALRYRQFLHYAEGSLMPPLLVKLVLARIPLLGKAAQRKFQPMIDVHLNYIEAELASRPWFAGGEMTAADVMMSFPLEAAASRAQAREGRPHLADWLDRIHARPAYQAALAAGGPYAYA; translated from the coding sequence ATGACCATCATCGTCCACCATCTCGAGAACTCCCGCTCGCAGCGAGTGTTGTGGCTGCTCGAGGAGCTAGGCCTCCCTTATGAGGTCCGCCGCTACGAACGGGACCGGGTGACCATGCTCGCCCCGCCCGAACTGCGGCGCGTGCATCCGCTGGGCAAGTCGCCGGTGATCGAGGATGACGGAATGGCGATCGCCGAAACCGGGGCGATCATCGAATATCTGGTGGAGAAGGGCGGCGGACGGCTCGGGGCTCCCGCCGACCGACCCGGGGCGCTGCGTTATCGCCAGTTTCTCCATTACGCCGAAGGCTCGCTGATGCCGCCGTTGCTGGTGAAGCTGGTGCTCGCCCGGATCCCGCTGCTGGGCAAGGCGGCGCAGCGCAAGTTCCAGCCGATGATCGACGTCCACCTGAACTATATCGAGGCCGAGCTGGCCAGCCGACCGTGGTTCGCGGGCGGGGAGATGACCGCCGCTGACGTCATGATGAGCTTCCCGCTCGAGGCGGCCGCGAGCCGGGCACAGGCACGCGAAGGGCGCCCGCATCTCGCCGACTGGCTCGATCGGATACACGCGCGACCGGCCTACCAGGCCGCGCTCGCGGCCGGTGGGCCCTATGCCTATGCCTGA
- the tgt gene encoding tRNA guanosine(34) transglycosylase Tgt produces MTRFAFTIAATDGRARTGTIAMERGTIRTPAFMPVGTAATVKAVKPEGVRAAGADIILGNTYHLMLRPGAERVARLGGLHKFMGWERPILTDSGGYQVMSLSDLNKVTEEGVTFKSHLDGSRHLLSPERSMEVQRLLGSSIVMQFDELVRPDVSPAKQREAMDRSIRWARRSRDEFDRGEAHAEGNAIFGIQQGVLDEKLRRESADALIDIGFDGYAVGGLAVGEGQEAMLGCLDFAPGQLPVDKPRYLMGVGKPDDIVEAVVRGIDMFDCVLPTRSGRTGQAFTAEGPLNIRNARHAEDQQPLETGCPCPACATYSRAYLHHLVRSGEILGAMLMTEHNLWFYQRMMQGLRDAIAGGRLAAHASALLARYRAGRTALRA; encoded by the coding sequence ATGACCCGCTTCGCCTTCACCATCGCTGCCACCGACGGCAGGGCCCGTACCGGTACCATCGCCATGGAGCGCGGGACCATCCGAACGCCTGCCTTCATGCCGGTCGGGACCGCCGCGACGGTCAAGGCGGTGAAGCCCGAGGGTGTGCGTGCCGCGGGCGCCGACATCATCCTTGGCAACACCTATCACCTGATGCTCCGCCCCGGCGCCGAGCGCGTCGCACGGCTCGGCGGACTGCACAAGTTCATGGGCTGGGAGCGGCCGATTCTGACCGACAGCGGCGGCTACCAGGTGATGAGCCTCAGCGACCTCAACAAGGTTACCGAGGAAGGGGTCACCTTCAAAAGCCATCTCGACGGGTCGCGGCATCTCCTCAGCCCCGAGCGCTCGATGGAGGTCCAGCGGCTGCTCGGCTCGTCGATCGTGATGCAGTTCGACGAACTGGTCCGCCCCGACGTGTCCCCGGCCAAGCAGCGGGAGGCGATGGACCGTTCGATCCGTTGGGCCCGGCGGAGCCGCGACGAGTTCGACCGCGGCGAGGCCCATGCCGAGGGCAATGCGATCTTCGGCATCCAGCAAGGCGTGCTCGACGAGAAACTGCGCCGGGAAAGCGCCGACGCGCTCATCGACATCGGCTTCGACGGCTATGCGGTCGGCGGACTTGCAGTGGGCGAGGGGCAGGAGGCGATGCTCGGCTGCCTCGACTTCGCGCCCGGCCAATTGCCCGTCGACAAGCCGCGCTATCTGATGGGGGTGGGCAAGCCCGACGACATCGTCGAGGCGGTCGTGCGCGGGATCGACATGTTCGACTGCGTCCTCCCGACCCGCTCGGGCCGCACCGGACAGGCGTTCACCGCCGAGGGGCCGCTGAACATCCGCAATGCCAGGCATGCCGAGGACCAGCAGCCGCTCGAGACCGGCTGCCCGTGCCCCGCCTGCGCGACCTACAGCCGCGCCTATCTCCACCACCTCGTCCGCTCGGGCGAGATCCTCGGGGCGATGCTGATGACCGAGCACAATCTCTGGTTCTACCAGCGGATGATGCAGGGCTTGCGCGATGCGATCGCCGGGGGACGGCTGGCCGCGCACGCAAGCGCTCTCCTCGCCCGGTACCGAGCAGGTCGGACGGCCTTACGCGCTTGA